The following are encoded in a window of Clostridia bacterium genomic DNA:
- a CDS encoding DUF3857 and transglutaminase domain-containing protein, whose protein sequence is MRSLASVTLPSYDEKTDAVLLYSEQNVTVLSSEKVKTVVRQAYKILRPTGRDRGTVYVYLDSNTKLTRLSGWSIPAQGKDFEVSEKESIEVSPPMIEGSELISDLKVRILKIPAPDPGNIVGFEYEVEERPLVLQDIWHFQTEDPVRESHYSLQLPPGWESSASWLNYPEAKPTQSGANLARWSISDLKGTRSEEAMPPMKGLLGKMIVSYYPSGGSSVNGFSNWQQMGNWYRHLTAGRFDASAEIKQKVASLTGPSPKPLEGMAALASFVQQNIRYVAIELGIGGWQPHPAAYVFTHRYGDCKDKATLMMSMLREMGVESYYVVINTRRGSITSKTPAHRGFNHAIIAIKLPEGISDPSLLAVTKHPRLGNLLFFDPTNEFTPFGHIGGYLQSNIGLLVTPDGGELIELPKQPSSTNGVQRVAKLVLDASGTLHGNVREIRIGDRAAAQRNALRSVSSDSDKIKPVEILLASSLSTFHLTKASVINAQIYNQPFAFDYTFEAANYAKRAGNLLLVRPRVLGSKASTILEIKEPRRFPIEFDGPMYDTDNFEVALPAGYEVDELPPPVDAEFSFASYHSKTEVKDNAILYTRTFELKELSVPVAKAEELKKFYRIIANDERSTAVLKQK, encoded by the coding sequence ATGCGCTCCCTGGCCAGCGTTACCTTGCCTTCTTATGACGAGAAGACCGACGCCGTTCTGCTCTATTCGGAACAGAACGTCACCGTCCTTTCCTCCGAAAAAGTCAAGACCGTGGTCCGCCAGGCCTACAAGATCCTGCGGCCAACCGGACGCGACCGAGGCACGGTCTACGTCTATCTTGATTCCAATACCAAACTCACGCGCCTTAGCGGTTGGTCCATCCCCGCTCAAGGCAAGGACTTTGAGGTCTCAGAAAAAGAGTCCATAGAGGTTTCGCCGCCAATGATTGAGGGCAGCGAACTCATCAGCGATTTGAAGGTGAGAATTCTCAAAATTCCAGCACCTGATCCCGGCAACATCGTCGGCTTTGAATACGAGGTCGAAGAGCGTCCGCTCGTCTTACAGGACATCTGGCATTTCCAAACTGAGGATCCTGTTCGCGAGAGTCACTACTCTCTGCAACTCCCTCCCGGTTGGGAATCCAGCGCCTCCTGGCTCAACTATCCGGAGGCAAAGCCAACCCAGTCCGGCGCGAACTTGGCCCGATGGTCCATCAGCGATCTAAAAGGAACTCGTTCCGAAGAAGCCATGCCGCCGATGAAAGGGCTGCTCGGCAAGATGATCGTCTCCTACTACCCGTCTGGCGGATCGTCGGTGAATGGCTTTTCGAACTGGCAGCAGATGGGGAACTGGTATCGACACCTCACCGCCGGCCGGTTCGACGCTTCTGCGGAAATCAAGCAGAAGGTCGCATCCCTCACTGGTCCCTCGCCCAAGCCGCTCGAGGGGATGGCAGCGCTCGCCAGCTTCGTCCAGCAAAACATTCGCTATGTTGCCATCGAACTCGGCATCGGCGGCTGGCAACCGCATCCGGCTGCCTACGTGTTCACTCATCGCTATGGCGATTGCAAGGACAAAGCGACGCTCATGATGTCCATGCTGCGCGAGATGGGAGTCGAGTCTTACTACGTCGTCATCAATACCAGGCGCGGTTCCATCACCAGCAAAACGCCCGCACATCGGGGATTCAACCACGCCATTATCGCCATCAAATTACCGGAAGGCATCAGCGATCCATCGCTGCTCGCCGTGACAAAACACCCAAGACTCGGCAATCTACTGTTCTTCGATCCGACCAACGAATTCACGCCCTTCGGACACATCGGCGGATACCTCCAGTCCAACATCGGCTTGCTCGTAACCCCTGATGGCGGCGAACTGATCGAGCTACCCAAGCAGCCTTCTTCTACCAACGGCGTTCAGCGCGTGGCCAAACTGGTGCTGGATGCCTCCGGCACGCTGCACGGCAACGTCCGCGAAATCCGCATCGGAGATCGCGCAGCAGCGCAGCGCAATGCGCTTCGCTCCGTTTCCAGCGACAGCGACAAGATCAAGCCCGTTGAGATTCTGCTGGCCAGCTCGCTGTCAACCTTCCATCTCACCAAGGCTTCCGTGATCAACGCGCAAATATACAATCAACCTTTCGCGTTCGATTACACATTCGAAGCAGCGAACTATGCCAAGAGGGCCGGGAACCTGCTTCTGGTGCGCCCGCGCGTGCTCGGCAGCAAAGCGAGCACAATCCTGGAAATCAAGGAGCCTCGCCGGTTTCCGATTGAGTTCGATGGGCCCATGTACGATACCGACAACTTCGAGGTCGCGCTCCCTGCAGGATACGAAGTCGACGAATTGCCTCCGCCCGTAGATGCGGAATTCAGCTTTGCCTCTTATCATTCCAAGACCGAAGTGAAGGACAACGCGATCCTCTACACGCGGACTTTCGAACTGAAAGAGCTGAGCGTACCTGTGGCCAAAGCCGAGGAACTGAAAAAGTTCTACCGCATCATCGCCAATGACGAACGCAGCACCGCAGTCCTAAAACAAAAATAG